GTGGCCGGGTTAAACACCAGGCCCGCCTTACAGCCGTTCTCTTTGATCAGCTGCAGCGTGCGGTCCACGTGTTCAGAGGCTTCCGGATGGAAAGTGATGATGCTGGCACCCGCTGCGGCGAAGTCAGGCACGATGCGATCAACAGGCTTAACCATCAGGTGAACGTCGATCGGCGCGGTAATGCCATAGTTGCGTAATGCCTTGAGCACCATTGGGCCAATGGTCAGGTTAGGGACGTAGTGGTTGTCCATAACGTCGAAATGGACGACATCTGCGCCAGCCGCGAGAGCTTTGGCGGTGTCTTCACCCAGGCGGGCAAAATCGGCCGACAGAATTGAGGGAGCAATCAAAAACTGTTTCATCCGCTTCTCCTTGAAATGTGTTTACCGGCGGGCAAAACGGCTCAGGGGCGATAAAGAGCCAGAAGTTCGTCCACCTTTTTACGTGTGCCGCCGTTGCTGCTAATGCTACGCCGCACTTTGACCTGAAAATGCTTCGCGGCTTTATACCATTCGCGCGTATCAGGCGTGTCGTGATTCGAAATTAACACCGGAATTCTTTTGCTGACCAGCTTTTCTGCCATCTCCGCCAGACGGGCCTGTTCGGCCGGGCTGAAGCTGTTGGTGTGATAAGCGGTGAAATTCGCCGTTGCAGACAGTGGTGCGTAAGGCGGGTCACAGTAAACCACCGAGTTTACGCCTGCCAGCTCCATACACTCTTCATAGGAGAGGCAATGAAACTCTGCGTTCTGCGCTTTTTCGGCAAAGTGGTACAGCTCGTCCTGCGGGAAATACGGGCGCTTATAGCGACCAAACGGCACGTTAAACTCCCCGCGCAGGTTATAGCGGCACAGGCCGTTGTAACCATGACGGTTGAGATAGAGGAACAGCAGCGCCCGACGGAACGGATCCTGACTCTGATTAAACTCAGTGCGGAACTGGTAGTAAACGTCCGGCTGATTGTTCTCCGGCGTAAACAGTTTGCGCGCCTCTGCGACATACTCTTCGGTACGCAGCTTAACAATGTTATAGAGGCTGATGAGGTCGTTGTTGATATCCGCCAGGATATAACGAGAAAAATCGGTGTTCAGGAACACCGATCCTGCGCCCACGAAAGGCTCGATTAGACACTCGCCTTTTGGCAGGTGCTTTTTAATATCATCGAGCAGGGGGTATTTCCCCCCTGCCCATTTCAGAAAAGCGCGATTTTTTTTCATGCTGACTAACTGATTACACCTTCTCCGGCTGTGGAGAAAGCTCCGACAGCATCCTGCGCTTTAAACATTACTTCAGATCGGCCTGAACCTGATGAATCGGCTTCGCCCAGGGATTTTTTGCCTGAACATCCGCTGGCAGTGCCGCTACGGCACGTTTCGCTTCATCTTTGGACGAATAAACGCCGCTGACCAG
This region of Enterobacter asburiae genomic DNA includes:
- the rpe gene encoding ribulose-phosphate 3-epimerase; this translates as MKQFLIAPSILSADFARLGEDTAKALAAGADVVHFDVMDNHYVPNLTIGPMVLKALRNYGITAPIDVHLMVKPVDRIVPDFAAAGASIITFHPEASEHVDRTLQLIKENGCKAGLVFNPATPLSYLDYVMDKLDVILLMSVNPGFGGQSFIPHTLDKLREVRRRIDESGYDIRLEVDGGVKVNNIGEIAAAGADMFVAGSAIFDQPDYKKVIDEMRRELAKVSHG
- the dam gene encoding adenine-specific DNA-methyltransferase; translation: MKKNRAFLKWAGGKYPLLDDIKKHLPKGECLIEPFVGAGSVFLNTDFSRYILADINNDLISLYNIVKLRTEEYVAEARKLFTPENNQPDVYYQFRTEFNQSQDPFRRALLFLYLNRHGYNGLCRYNLRGEFNVPFGRYKRPYFPQDELYHFAEKAQNAEFHCLSYEECMELAGVNSVVYCDPPYAPLSATANFTAYHTNSFSPAEQARLAEMAEKLVSKRIPVLISNHDTPDTREWYKAAKHFQVKVRRSISSNGGTRKKVDELLALYRP